From Actinopolymorpha sp. NPDC004070, a single genomic window includes:
- a CDS encoding HAD-IA family hydrolase — protein sequence MPTRFEGGIFDVDGVLVDSPHEKAWRESLRELMQPDRLDVRDRTGWTPEAFTSRVYQEELSGKPRMRGAQAALAYFDIPDDEEGTRAAEYADRKQAMVVRLIEAGDFTPFPDALRFIIAVKDAGIRTATASSSTNTKLILRRIRLDTFASAHHISSPSVRPGLTLLDFIDADVSGRDLAHGKPDPQMFLTAAHELQVKPENSFVVEDAAAGIEAAKAGGMSAIGVARADDADLLARANADIVVTTLDDVDVAALADGRLATRHG from the coding sequence TCGTTGCGCGAGCTGATGCAACCGGACCGGCTCGACGTCCGCGACCGGACGGGCTGGACGCCGGAAGCCTTCACGTCGCGGGTCTACCAGGAGGAGTTGTCGGGCAAGCCACGCATGCGCGGCGCGCAGGCGGCCCTTGCCTACTTCGACATTCCCGACGATGAGGAGGGTACGCGAGCAGCGGAGTACGCCGACCGCAAGCAGGCGATGGTGGTCCGTCTCATCGAGGCCGGAGACTTCACCCCCTTTCCCGACGCGTTGCGGTTCATCATCGCCGTCAAGGATGCCGGGATCCGCACGGCGACCGCCTCGTCGTCGACGAACACCAAGCTCATCCTGCGAAGGATCCGGCTTGACACATTCGCCTCAGCGCATCACATTTCCTCGCCTTCCGTACGGCCGGGGCTCACGCTGCTGGACTTCATCGATGCCGATGTCTCGGGCCGAGATCTCGCGCACGGAAAGCCGGATCCACAGATGTTCCTCACCGCGGCCCACGAGCTTCAGGTCAAGCCGGAGAACTCGTTCGTTGTGGAGGACGCCGCGGCGGGGATCGAGGCCGCGAAGGCCGGCGGGATGTCCGCGATCGGGGTCGCCAGGGCCGACGACGCCGACCTGTTGGCCAGGGCCAACGCCGACATCGTGGTCACCACCCTCGATGATGTCGACGTAGCCGCGTTGGCCGACGGGCGCCTGGCCACCAGGCACGGCTGA